The genomic segment TGGATAAATTGATTCGTGTCATGTTGGTCGAAGACAACGTGGAATACCGCGAGGTCATTCGGTTGGCGTTACAGCAAGAAACCGATATTGAGTTGGTCAGCCAATTTGGGACCTCTGAGATCGGATTGCGGTCGCTACAGCAAGCATCGGAATCGGAACTTCCCGATCTGATTCTGCTCGATCTGCGGCTGCCCGGAATGGACGGGCTGGAATCACTTCCCCGGTTTCGCCAGTCAGCGCCGCAGGCGAAGATCATCATTTTGACTCAATCCAATCAACAGCAAGACGTGCTGCGAGCAATCGCATTGGGGGCGTCCGGCTATCTGTTGAAATCGGCAAGGCTAAGCGAAATTACCGAGGGGATTCGCATGGTCGCCCAAGGCGGAGCGTCGCTTGATAAAGGTGTGGCGATGTATTTGTTGGAATCGTTGCAACAGAAGCAAAGCAAGAGTGATGCAAACAACCTGCTAACCGATCGAGAGCTTGAGATTTTGACGTTGATGGCCGACGGTTTCGTCAAAAAGGAAATCGCAGCACGACTAAAAATTGGCTATAGCACGGTCGATACCCATGTCGCCCATATCTACGAAAAACTGCAAGTGACCAATGGGCCATCCGCGGTGAATCGAGCTCATCGCCTGGGGATTTTTTCTTAGTTTCTAATAAGATTGCGACCTGCCGAGTGAACAATCGCTTCAGAGGCGGACAAGCTCTCATGGGCGGACATCGCCAGCGGTTTGCCAACAAAGTCAACGGCAATGCTGGGATGCATTCGCGGGTCGAGTTTGTGCTGGCGTGGCGAAGTGGAAGTCGTCAAGAGTTTCGTTCGGTACCCCTGCCCTTCCTTGCGAAACTGACGCACGAATTACGCACGCGGCATGCTTTACCGCATGGCGAGAAAATGCGGATCGATATCAGCTGGATTGCAGTTGCAGCTGGTGTTCGCTGGTCGTGTGAAGCTGCTTGAACCGCTGGATTGCCGAAGGGGATTGCAGCGATTCATCATACGACGGAATCAACTGCTTCATCGTGTTGGCGGCTTGCGGCGTTTCAAGCAAATCAGGCAAGCAGTTTTGGATGACCTGCAGCATCAGCGACACCGAAACCGAGGCTCCGGGCGACGCTCCTAATAACGCCGCAATCGTGTTGTCTTTGTCCGTCACGATCTCGGTGCCGTAGTGAACGATGCCCGCTTCGCCGTCTTGACGTTTGATCGCTTGGACGCGGATGCCCGCGTCGACCAATCGCCAATCGTTGGTTTGAGCCTCAGGGTAAAACGTCCGCAGCAGCTTCATCCGGCTGGCCATACTTTGAAGCCCTTGTTGGACCAAGTACTTGACCAACGGCAGGTTGTAGGCGCCCACTTTCAATAGCGATGCGATATTGTCGGGACGGATCGAGAAGGGCAAATCAGTAATATGACCTTGGTCTTTGAGAAAACGGGTGGTCCAAGCCGCAAACGGGCCGAACAGGATCGCTTTCTTGCCATCAATGACTCGGGTGTCCAGATGCGGGACCGCCATCGTCGGTGCTTCGTCTTGTGCTTGTCCATACACCTTGGCTTGATGCTGAGCGACGATTGCCGGATCGTCACACACCAACCACTGGCCGCCGATTGGAAATCCACCAAAACCTTTGCTTTCGGGAATACCCGATTTTTGCAGCAAAGGCAGGCTGCCACCGCCGGCGCCAATGAAAACAAATTTTGCCGAGGTCTTGAACGTCTGCTTGCGTGTGAGGTCTCGGACCGTGACGTCCCAACCGTGGGCGGTGCGGTGAAGGTCGCTGACGCGATGGTGAGTCGCCACGCCACAGCCCTCTTGATCGGCCAACCACTGGATCAATTTTCGCGACAGCGATCCAAAGTTGACGTCCGTTCCCGAGGTCATTCGTGTGGCAGCGATCGGAGTGGAATCGCGTCCATTGACCAGCAGCGGAGCCCATTGCCGAATGGTGTCACGGTCGGTCGAAAATTCCATGTCGGCAAAGAAATGATGCGACGACATGGCTTCGTAACGGGCCTTCAAAAAGTCGACCTGTTCCTGCCCATGAACAAAGCTGATGTGAGGGACCGGGTTGATGAACTCGTGCGGCGAATCAATCATCCCCTCGGCGACGGCGTGACCCCAAAATTGTCGCGATTGTTCGAACTGTTCAAAAATCGAAATCGCGTTCGATACGTCCACGGAACCATCGGGGTTGCGGTCGGGCGTATAGCTCAATTCACAGATCCCGGCATGACCGGTGCCCGCATTGTTCCAGGCGTTCGAGCTTTCTTGAGCGAGTTCTTCAGAGACTTCGAAAAGTTGAATCTTCAGCTCGGGACGCAACCGCTTGAGCATCGCGCCGAGATTGGCGGACATAATGCCACTGCCGATCAGAATGACATCGGGATGGTCGATATACATTAAACTCGCAGAAAAGAAGTACAGGGTGAAAAGTGCTAAAACCCGTTTTTGCGATCAGGGAAGGGGCGCCCTCGCTCAGGCGGACGCAGCGGAATGATTTCCAAGCCGCCCGCTAGTTCAGGGCGACTGCTAATTCAGCCCGCCCCACTAAGTCAGCCCACCCGCTACGTCAAATTGAACGCGGCTTTCAGTTCATCGATAACGCTATCGGGCATCGATGCAACTTCGCCAATCGCTTTCGCATTGATAACCGCTTCGGCCGTCGATTCGAGTACCTCCAGTCGGTCGAAGGTATCCAATACGCTGCGTCCGGTAACGATGACCCCGTCGTTTTCGAGAATCGCAGCGGGCATGGATTCGGAGATGTAGCCAGCCAACTGTTTATCGTCGCGATATTGGATGCCGTAGGGGACGCGGCGGACATCGCGAAGGAAAACATAACTTTCCGGAATCGTTCGCACATCAAACTGCGAATCGGTTGTACTAAACGCCGTCGCGTTGACCGGATGCGCGAACACGATTGCTTGAACGGAGGGATGTTTTTCGTAAATCGCCTGATGAGCACGCGCGGCTCGACTGGCGAGTTTGCCGGCTTCGCGACGATTCCCGCTGACGAGAACAAGGTCCTCGACATTGAGCAGTTCTCGGTCCTTTTGAGTCGGCGTGATCAAGAACGATTCATGATCAAGCCGCGCCGAGAAACTGCCTTCGGTGCTGATCAGCAAGCGTTGACGACAACCGCGGCGGACAAACTCGCACAACTGGCGACGCAGTTCTTGTTCCTTGGGCGTTGCCGTAGCCGGTTCGTACGAGTCGAAATCGACTCCTCGATCGGCCGCTTGTTGCAGGTGGGCGTCGTCAAGGAAGCGGACTTTGCCAAGCTGTGATGCTTTGACCAGCGTTTTGCCGGCAAATTCAAATGCTTCAAATCGCTCAAACGCGCGGGCCAACGATTCACCACCGACCACAACGCCGTGATTTTCCAAGATCACACTGTCGCACCCTTCGGCAAACGTGGCGGCGATGTTGGCGCCGAGCTGCTCGCTTCCGGGACACGCATACGGCGCAAAACCAAGTTGCCCACAAACCGAATGGGCTTGGTGGAACAACCGCGTGTTTGGCGTTTGACGGCAAATACTGAACGCGACCAACGCCACCGGATGGGCGTGGACGATCGCACGAATGTCGGGACGTGCTTCGTAAATCGCCTTGTGAAACGGGAACTCCGAGGAAGGCGGATGCAGCCCGTCGACGGTTCCGTCGGCTTTGACGCAAACGATGTCCTTGCGAGTCAGATTGCCTTTGTCGACACGAGCCGGTGAGATCCAGATGTCACCCGCTTCATCGCGGATCGATAGATTGCCGCCCGATGTGGTGGTCATGCGATATCGATAGATACGATCCATCGTTTGCATAATCTCATCGCGAGGGTGAATCAAATGGCGTTTCGCAGTCATTGGAACTGTCTTTTAAGAATGAAATGTAAGTAGCACAGGCTGCCAGCCTGTTTTCAAAGCTGGAGTACAGGCTGCCAGCCTGTAGCTGAAATCGTAGTGCAGGCTGCCAGCCTGCCATAGCACTCGGGCGGCACAAACCGCCCGGTCAAAATCGACGTTCCACTCGCTGCCACCGGGCGAGGCCCCGAGGCGTGCCGCTACCGAAGTAGACGGCATTGGCCGTAAAACACTGAGGCGTGTACCCGACCCGGCCGCTGACGTGTCGCGGCTCAGGCTTGCCGTTGGCCCTTACAGCGGGCGGACGACTGAAGTGCTGCGGTAGTAATCCATCAACGTTTCGACCGACAGCACACCGCCGCCTAGACCGCTCTTGTTCACCCCACCATAAGGAACGCCTTGGGCGAACACGTTGTGTGCGTTGATCCAGCTGTTGCCGGCGACCATCGACTCGGCGACGCGTGCGGCACGGTCCATGTCTTTGGTCCACACGCTATTGGCCAATCCGTACTGGGTGTCGTTGACCAATTCGATCGCTTCTTCTTCGCTATCGAAGACGCCTAGATAGGCTACCGGGCCGAAGATCTCTTCACGAGCGGCGACGTTGTCCATCGAACCGGCTAACAAGGAGGGCTCGATATAGTTGCCGTCGTTTCCGTCGACGGTGGCTTCACCGCCTCCGCAAAGACACTTCGCTCCTTGAGCCTGGCCTTTTTCTAAGTAGCCGAGGACACGTTCACGCTGCTTTGGATTGACGACGGGGCCCATCTCGCTTGACGGATCCAGCGGATGGCCAACGCGAACGTTCTTCATCAATTCAACACAACGCTCGGCGAATTCGTCATAGATATTGCGATGGACCAACCAACGGGTCGCATCACAGCAGACTTGTCCCGAGTGAAACGTGATCGCGCCAACCAGTTTCTCAGCGGTTTCAGCGACATCGACGTCATCGAATACCACTGCCGCTCCCTTGCCACCGAGTTCCAATTTGACCGGTACCAAGTTGCGTCCGCATGTTTCGCCGACCAATTGGCCGACTTCGGGGGACCCGGTGAACGACATTCGTTTGATGTTTGGATTGGCGGTCAACGCGGCACCGGCGGTGGCACCTCGTCCGGTGACGACATTGATCACGCCGTCAGGCACGCCGACTTTCTTGGCCAACCGAGCCAGATAGATCGCTGACATCGAAGTGTCTTCGGCCGGTTTGATAATGACGGTATTGCCAGCAGCAAGTGCCGGTGAAATCCCCCAGCCGATCAGCAGGAATGGAAAGTTCCACGGAAAAATGAACGCACATGCACCCCAAGGTTGTTTGTAAGTCCAAGCGTCGTAGCCTTCGACATCCAACTTCGTACGGGGTTCGACTTGGCCAGCGAGTTTGACAAAGTATCGCAACGTATCGACAAAGTTCTGCACGTCCCCTTGCGCTTGAGCTTCGATCTTTCCTGCGTCGAGTGCTTCGATTTGCGCAATGATCGGTTTGTGTTCCTCAACGGCGTCGGCCAAACGCAACAGGATCGCGCTGCGGTCGTCGTACGACAATGCGGCCCAAGCTGGAAACGCTTCGCCAGCGATCTCGACGGCACGATCGATTTCCGATGCGTCCAGATCGTGAATGTTAGCGAGATGTTCGCCGGAACCAGGATCCAAGGTTGCCACGACCTTTCCCGATGCGGCAGGGAAATCTTTGCCGCCGACAAAACTAGGTAGATCTCCGCGGCTGAGGAATTCTGCGACTTCGGGAAGCCGATTGCTGGTTGAAACGCTCATGACATACCTTTGGTTAAATGCAAGAAAAAGTTTCGTTTAGGGAGGGATTGGTGCGACGGGCGGCGTTTGACATCGCAATGGTGGCAACGCTCCATCGTACCTTTATTTTCCACCGCGTACCAATTCGGTAAAACGCTGTCGTGTCTGCTCCCACAACTCCGAGGACTCGGGTTTATAGGTAGCAATCGTAAACGAATCGTGAACCACGCCGCGGAGTTCGCTCAGCGATTCCAAATCGCCCATCGCCATCGCCTGGATCAATACATTACCGATCGCCGTCGCCTCGACGGGGCCAGCATACACTGTACGGCCGGTGGCGTTGGCCGCCAATTGGTTTAGCAGCGTGCTTTGGCTGCCTCCGCCGACAATGTGCAGCTTCGAAATCTGGCGACCGGTCAATCTCTGCACCGTATCGAGTGTCCGTCCGTACAATAATGCCAAGCTCTCGAGGATACAGCGAGCGTATTGTCCAGGAGTTTCAGGGACCGGTTGATTGGTTTCTTGGCAATACGAATCGATCGCCGTCGGCATGTCCGCGGGACTCATGAATCGAGGGTCATCCGGATTGATCAGCGAACGAAACGGCTCGGCTTGTTCGGCAAGCTGGTTGATTTCAGCGTAGTCGAGCGATTGCCCCTGCCTTGCCCAGCTTCGCCGTGATTCCTGCAATAACCACAGCCCGACGATGTTCTTGAGGAAACGCGTGGTACCGTTGAGTCCGGCTTCGTTGGTGAAGTTTTCCGCGAGAACGTCATTGTTGATCCGAGGATCCGGCAATTCGATACCGATCAACGACCACGTTCCCGAACTCAGATAGGCCCAATCGTCCCCCTCCGCCGGCACCGCTGCGACCGCAGCCCCGGTGTCGTGCGAACACGTCGCAATCACTTCGACAGGCGCCAATCCGGTCTCGTCACGTACCTCGGTAAGCAAGGGGCCAAGCCGAGTCCCCGAGGCAACGATCGGGGGAAAAATTTTCTCAGGCAATTTAAATTGCTGGATGAGCTCGGCGGACCATTGGCCTGTGGTGGGATTGTACAGCTGCGTGGTGCTGGCCAAGCTCACCTCGGCACGCCCGACACCACAAAACAGATAGTTCAAGTAGTCGGCGATGTTTAGAAACTGGTCCGCGATCTGCAACAGATCGGAGTTTTCGTTCACATCGGCGATCAGGTGATACAGCGTGTTGATCGCCATAAATTGGATGCCGGTTTCGGCAAAGATCACCTCACGACCCGGTTTCTCTAATGCAGCCGCATAGGTTCGTTCGGTCCGTGCGTCACGATATTGATAGGGCAGCCCCAACATCGGTTGGCGATCATTGAACAACACATAATCGACGCCCCACGAATCGACACTCATGCCGGATGCCGTTACGCCTCGAGCGGCCACCATCCGCAGACCTTGCTTGAGTTCGTCAAAGATCCGGGTGATGTTCCAACGCAGCGAATTTTGAATCTTCGTCGCGCCGTTTGCGAAGCGATGAATCTCTTCGAGTGTCAAGCGTCCGTCGCGGAGCGTGCCCAAGATGACACGTCCACTCTCGGCGCCCAAGTCGCAGGCGATGTAATGTTTTTCCATTATAGTTTCAGCGCACGTTGGCGATAATGTTCGTCGATCCGGTTGGCAATCCGGTCCACGTCGTCAGGTTCTAGGAACGTCGGTCCGCCAAGTGCCGCGGCACCAACAAAGATTTCGGCCGATTTGTGAGCCATCAACATCGCGGCTTTGACCGCACCCGGCGTTTTGCCAAGCGTGATCAGCCCATGGTTCTGCAGCAGGATCACTCTTGGTGGGGCTCCGAATTCGTCGATGAATTTTTGACACTTCTCGCGAATGACTTGCGACAGCTTGAGTCCAGGATCCGTGTACGGCACCAACACCGATTGGGGACCGCAACAAACGATCTCGTCGGGGAACAGCTTTCGCGTGGCGAATTGCTCCGCCAACGGCGAACACAAAATCTGGTTCACCGTGACGCTGTGAGTATGCCCGACGTACTCGATCCCTGGTAACGACAACAGGTAGGCATGGAACAGCGTTTCGACCGACGGCTTTTTCGACTTGGGGTCGACACGGCAAGCAAACAATTGGTCTTCGATCTGTTGGTCGCTCAACTCGTCGTTACCGAGCATTTCAAGCAGCGGAGCAAAATGACATGCAACCAGGTCGTCTTCGCTGAGCGTTTCCAAGCAACTGCCGCTGGCTTTGACGAAAAACGTCTTGTCGTCAATCTTGGCCGACGTGTTGCCTTCACCAAGGATCGCCAATTGTCGACGCTCGTCGCCGAGGAACTGCGACAGCGAAATCAGTTCTTGTAAGGTTGCGTTTGAGTTCATTTTGTTTGCTTTATAAGGAAGCTTTGCTCGGGTCGGTCCCGCGGTATCCGCGGGGCCGTTTGATAGATTCGCCGCTAATCTTCATTCACCGGCGAAGTCCATTCGCCAGCGATGATGCTGGCTCGGTGGCAAGTGCTTAGGTTTGCCGTCTCGTTTACTGTCGCCCGTACAACGGGCCGAACGTTTCGCAGGCACGGAAATCAGCGGATTCACGATTTTCGGTGCCGAAGGCGTTCCAAGTGCTCGGACGGAAAATGCGATCTTCGGCAACGTTGTGCATGTAAACCGGGATCCGTAGTATCGACGCCAACGTGATGAACAAATGACCGACGTGACCGGCAGTCAAGACACAGTGATTGGCGCCCCAGTGGTTCATGACTTCGTACGTCGAAGAGAACGCACCGCGGCCGGTGATCGTTGGCGCGAACCAGGTCGTCGGCCACGTCGGGTTGGTGCGTTGGTCCAAAACATCATGGACGTCATCGGGAAGGTCGACGGTGTAGCCTTCGGCGATTTGAAGTGCGGGGCCGAGTCCTGCGATCAAGTTGATACGGGTCATCGTCGACGGCATCCCACCGCGAGTGCGGTAGCGGGTGCTCATGCCGCCGCCGGGAAAGTATTCCGTGATCGACGGATGCCAAGTCGTGGCCTGCAAACACTTCTGCACTTCGTCGTCGGTGATCTCCCAAAACGGCTTCATCGTCGGTTGGCCGTCTTGTTCCTGTTGCCCGGTACCATCGAGAGTCGCTGGGCCCGAATTGATCAAGTGCAGCAGCCCATCTTTGGCGTGGCCATCGGGACGGTAACCGTCACATGCACCGGCGATCGCGTCGGGGCTCCAGTACGTCCGCAAGTCGGCAAAGATCTGGGCCGTGTTGGTCAACAGGTGGCCAAACAGCATCGTCGCGCCATTTAACGCATCGTTTTCAGTGGCAACGATGTAGGGAGCCCGTTTGCCGTTCCAATCGAAGGACGAGTTCAAAATGGCTTCGAGGAAGTCACCATTGGGAAAATGATCGGTCCATTGACGTTGGCCCTGAAAACCGGCTGCGATCGCTTGATGCCCCTGAGCTTGTTCGCCAAGTCCCATTTCCGTCAATCGAGGGTTGCCGACCATCAAGTCACGAGCGATCAACGCCATCTTCACGCTGTCGGACCATTCGCTGTCGAGTTGTTCGCGGCTGCGAACTTGATCCTCGGCGTTGTAATCTTTGCCTTCGGGGCAGTTTTCCTTGACCCACGCCAATGCTTGTTCATATTCCTCGGGATCAAATTGGTCCTTTTGCATGCGGCCAATAAACTCGCTCATGTCGATGTCTTCGACCCGCATACCCAGCCATTTTTCCCAGAAACTTTGGTCGACGACTGATCCCGCGATACCCATCGAGGTGCCACCCATCGAAAGGTACGCTTTGCCTCGCATCAGCGCGACGGCTAGTCCGCAACGGGCAAAGCTAAGCAATTTGTGCTGCACATCGTCGGGGATCACCGAATCGCCAGCGTCCTGGACGTCACGGCCGTAGATTCCAAAGGCGGGCAATCCTTTTTGCGAGTGACCCGCCAACACCGCAGCCAAATACACCGCACCTGGCCGTTCGGTGCCATTGAATCCCCACACCGCCTTGGGACGCAGTGGATCCATGTCCATCGTTTCCGAACCGTAACACCAACATGGGGTGACGGTCAGCGACACGCCCACGTTTTCGCGGCGAAACAACGCTTCGGTCGCGGCCGCTTCGGCGACACCGCCGATACACGGGTTCGCGACCACGCACTGAACCGGTTCGCCATTGGGGTAACGGATGTTTTCGGTTAGCAGCGTTTTGACGCGTTGAGCCAAGGCTTGCGTTTGCTCTTCAAGCGATTCCCGCACTCCCCCCAATCGTCCATCGATCGTGGGGCGGATACCGATCTTAGGTAGCTCGCCTTGCCAAACGGTAGTGATGTCCGCCATCGAAAAATCCTTTGTGTAAAGACTTGGAGGTATAGGTTTTTATAGGGGGTGTGAAGCTGGCTCGGCGAAGTGCCCGGCAATGAATTTGATCGTGATTCTGTCCGTAGTGCCAGCGAACGGAGTTTGTCTTGACTATGATTTGATTGACTGAAGTGGTGCCACGCGAACCTTGTTTCAGGCGGCGAAAATCGCCACGCATTCCGCTATCGGCATTCAAGTCACCAATCGTCTCTGTGAGATTCGCTGCCGCACCGGGCAAACCCCATGCGGCGTGACAACGCGGGACGCCGTTCGCCGCGAGCGACTCGGGGCACGATGACACGACCGGCTCAGCCCGTGCGTCCTTGATTCTAAAGCTAATAATACCGGCGATCAATCTTGCTACAATAACGATACGCGACAGATCGTTAATGTTTTGCGTCAATGCTGGAGCATGAATTTACCCTTATGAAGCAGAAATTACGCCCTCAAATCGCTCTCCTTGTCGAGGCGTCTCGTGCCTACGGGCGGGAATTGCTTCGTGGAGTTTCCCATTTCGCTCGAACGCAAGTCAATTGGTCGCTGCTGCACGAAGAGATGTTGCTCGATTCGGCGATGCCGGATTGGATGACCAACACGCGGATCGATGGCGTGATTGCTCGAGTCGATACGCATACGATCGAGCCGCTGCGAAAATTGAATGTGCCGATGGTCGATGTTCGCTGCAATCGAAAATTTACAGGCGTTCCCCAAGTCGAAACCGACAATCGACGTGTTGCCGAATTGGCGCTCGAGCATCTTTGGAATCGCGGATTTCGTCGCTTTGCGTTTTGTGGGTTTCGGTTTGCGTCGTATTCCGAAACGCGGCTGGACTATTTTCGCGAACTCGTCACCCAGGCGGGCTGTCCGTTCGAGTTCTATCAATCCGAAGGAAAACCGGGCACTCCGCTGATGGGGCTTGAACGCGCCGATGTCAAAGACATGGAGCGGATGTCCGAGTGGCTGCGGACGCTTCAACGCCCCACTGGTTTATTTGTTTGTAACGACATCCGCGGACAACAGGTGCTCAACGCATGTCGCAAAGCCGATATTGCCGTTCCTGATGACATTGGTGTCATCGGTGTCGATGATGATGACGCGATTTGTTTGATGTGCGATCCACCTCTGACCAGCGTCCGGCCGGATGCATCGCGGGTCGGTTATCGTGCCGCAGAACTGCTGCACGAAATGCTGAACGGGTTGCAACCCGAATCCGAGATCGAGTTCATCCCGCCGACGGCAGTTTCCGAGCGTTTGTCGACCGAAGTGGTCGCAGTCGATGATATCGAGCTTGCAAAAGTTTGCCGATTCATTCGTCTGCACGCTTGCGACGGGATCAACGTCAACGATGTCACCCAATCAACATCGCTGTCGCGGCGGCAATTGGAACGTCGTTTTCGTGAGGTGTTGGGCCGTACGCCTCACGAACAAATCATGGCAACGCAAATCGAGCGGACCAAACAATTGCTTCGCGAAACCGACATGACACTCGAACAGCTCGCACCCAGGGCCGGTTACAGCCATAAAGAAAGTTTGTGTGCCGTTTTTAAACGCGAAACCGGTCAGACGCCCGGTGATTATCGTGCGAAACACCAAGTGGATAATCGCAAGTGATTAGGCGACGCGGTTAAAGAAGTTGCCGGTCGATCCGAGTTGCTTGCCTAGTGCTTGTTCAAACTTTTCGACGTTCACTCCGTTGTCTTCGAGGACCTGAGTCCATGCCGCGCGGACGGATTCGGATGAAACATTTCCCGATTGGCTCTCTTGCTGCTCGGTGAGCGTTTCAATCAATTGGTTCAACAGTTCGTCGACATCGGTTTCATCCACATCCGCCGCCAACAGCGCCGACTCCACCGTCGACGAATCCTCCTCGGCGGCTTTGCGTCCGCCGCCTCGAGGTGGGCCGGGTGGCCGATTGCCCTGGATCGCCTCACCGACTTTTTCGGAATCGATACCGTTGGCTTCTAGCACGCCATCGATCGCCGATCGAATGGCGGTTTCGCTGGTCGAACCTGACGCCGAACTCGACTTGACCTCCTCGACCGCTTCTTCCACCTGACTCAGGACACTCGAGGCGGTCGAATCGTCCACTCCCACCGCGGTCAACGCAGCGGCAAGCGCTTCTTGTTTCTTTGGAGGCGGGCCTTGGGCCGGTCGGCTAGTGGCAGAGGCTTGGCTACTAAACGACGAAGCCGATGCGGAGATGTTCATGTCGCTTTCTCGATTTAGATTGCTGAGTTCGGCACCAGGCAACCCTATGCTTGATGCGATCACTGTGGTCATCTTCGTGGTTT from the Novipirellula caenicola genome contains:
- a CDS encoding DNA-binding transcriptional regulator; this translates as MKQKLRPQIALLVEASRAYGRELLRGVSHFARTQVNWSLLHEEMLLDSAMPDWMTNTRIDGVIARVDTHTIEPLRKLNVPMVDVRCNRKFTGVPQVETDNRRVAELALEHLWNRGFRRFAFCGFRFASYSETRLDYFRELVTQAGCPFEFYQSEGKPGTPLMGLERADVKDMERMSEWLRTLQRPTGLFVCNDIRGQQVLNACRKADIAVPDDIGVIGVDDDDAICLMCDPPLTSVRPDASRVGYRAAELLHEMLNGLQPESEIEFIPPTAVSERLSTEVVAVDDIELAKVCRFIRLHACDGINVNDVTQSTSLSRRQLERRFREVLGRTPHEQIMATQIERTKQLLRETDMTLEQLAPRAGYSHKESLCAVFKRETGQTPGDYRAKHQVDNRK